One window from the genome of Diabrotica virgifera virgifera chromosome 6, PGI_DIABVI_V3a encodes:
- the LOC126886322 gene encoding uncharacterized protein LOC126886322 — MEEPSRSSGSEYLPSSDDEENEEFPLIRYERISKAEGKSTKKTKKYISNNYSYKSNEISTTTTLLDQNLKPKEESFELETTSKHVDPFIVNFGKFVGPSHVKVESHFSRSQDKKTTCPYCLDNVTHFARHLIRRHCDQGAVKEFSSFPPNYHKRKLLLDAIRRQGNFVSSLSTNNIRPVRRPKEAEDVDTSLFVSCPDCMGFFRRTYLRRHRKQCPARSKCKTVKRENHLSLSQVFTVCSGVHGDFLASLRLKKEVFPIMRSDEISRTAMKDMLICSYAESLLRKHKRAQIRNVISNKMRELGRLLISLRNTTGIQLLFDALKPQFFDNIVGAVKVISGYCEETKTFQASSLALHMGTTLKQVCDIATKNTIQKSPIIICTTAEESLKDIKRLKNLIENHWTSEISSLALKNLKENNYVSPKLLPLTQDVIKFQTFVMNEAHQASDALKKNIHIKLNYRKLIESVLALTLLINRKRIGEIQYLKTETYNSTVSENQQTEFLDCLSKTEQTLCKNYKRVVTGGKGSRPVAILFPPDLQKFIELLLSFRSICVTPTNPYLFGNPNTELWLSGYHIVKKLATKADVSDTTLFTSTRLRKQIATLLQAINIG; from the coding sequence ATGGAAGAACCTTCTCGATCTTCTGGGAGTGAGTATCTACCTTCAAGCGATGATGAGGAAAATGAAGAATTTCCGCTTATACGTTATGAAAGAATTAGTAAAGCTGAAGGTAAAagtaccaaaaaaacaaaaaaatatataagcaACAATTATTCTTACAAGTCTAATGAAATATCCACAACTACTACCTTGCTTGATCAAAATTTAAAACCAAAAGAAGAAAGCTTTGAATTAGAAACTACAAGTAAGCACGTAGACCCTTTTATAGTTAACTTCGGTAAATTTGTAGGACCCTCTCATGTTAAAGTTGAGTCACACTTCAGTCGTTCACAAGACAAAAAAACAACATGTCCGTATTGCTTGGACAATGTAACCCATTTTGCACGACACTTGATTAGAAGACATTGTGATCAAGGTGCTGTTAAGGAATTTTCGTCATTTCCTCCAAATTACCACAAAAGAAAATTATTGTTAGATGCTATTCGCCGTCAGGGAAATTTTGTTAGTTCCTTATCAACTAATAATATAAGACCTGTACGAAGACCCAAGGAAGCTGAAGATGTAGATACATCATTATTTGTTTCTTGCCCCGATTGCATGGGATTCTTTAGAAGAACGTATTTAAGAAGACATAGAAAGCAATGTCCTGCCAGATCTAAATGTAAAACTGTCAAACGTGAAAATCATTTATCTTTATCACAAGTATTCACTGTATGTTCAGGTGTACACGGTGATTTTCTTGCTTCTTTGCGTTTAAAAAAAGAAGTTTTTCCAATTATGCGAAGTGACGAGATTTCAAGAACTGCTATGAAAGATATGCTCATTTGCTCATATGCTGAAAGCTTGCTAAGAAAGCACAAGCGTGCTCAAATAAGAAATGTTATCTCAAATAAAATGAGAGAATTGGGACGACTTCTTATAAGTTTGAGAAATACAACTGGAATTCAACTACTATTTGATGCTTTGAAACCACagttttttgataatattgtcgGAGCTGTAAAAGTTATTAGCGGATATTGTGAAGAAACCAAAACCTTTCAAGCGAGCAGTTTGGCACTACACATGGGGACCACGCTTAAACAAGTTTGTGACATAGCTACAAAGAATACTATACAGAAAAGTCCTATTATAATCTGTACTACTGCCGAAGAAAGTCTTAAAGACATTAAGCGTTTAAAAAATCTTATTGAAAACCATTGGACATCTGAGATTTCAAGCCTTGCACtgaaaaatttaaaggaaaaTAATTATGTTTCTCCAAAATTGTTGCCATTGACCCAAGATGTTATAAAATTCCAAACTTTTGTAATGAACGAAGCCCATCAAGCTTCAGATGCATTGAAGAAGAATATCCACATTAAGTTGAACTATCGAAAGCTGATCGAGTCTGTCTTAGCATTgacattattaataaatagaaagCGCATTGGGGAAATTCAGTACCTAAAAACCGAGACTTATAATTCAACAGTCAGTGAAAACCAGCAAACCGAGTTTCTAGATTGTCTTTCAAAAACTGAACAAACTTTGTGCAAGAATTACAAAAGAGTAGTGACCGGTGGAAAAGGAAGCAGACCTGTTGCAATTTTATTTCCACCGGACCTTCAGAAATTCATTGAACTTCTTCTAAGTTTCCGAAGTATTTGTGTGACTCCGACAAATCCGTATTTATTTGGTAATCCTAACACAGAGCTGTGGTTGAGTGGCTATCATATTGTGAAAAAGCTGGCGACAAAAGCTGATGTTTCGGATACAACTCTGTTTACATCAACCCGTTTAAGAAAACAAATTGCCACATTATTGCAAGCAATCAATATTGGATGA